The following proteins come from a genomic window of Platichthys flesus chromosome 1, fPlaFle2.1, whole genome shotgun sequence:
- the LOC133957247 gene encoding beta-1,3-galactosyltransferase 2-like, producing MLEQPVLLLLHVSPPSQGLVDAGRPGDSRSRCSSSLRLCFCFILVFAAVYLLLYNRNLSESSTDWSPKWLLNFNSGKWLKQFKSLTQSQKSPNTTDPSRVTGSAGAAAGLTADSSSSGTDQGTRSSSAPPPAPYVSPGPYLVEYPHQYHFTINEPQTCAEQQPFLVLMVPVAPQNRAHRDIIRSTWGGDSSVLGKVVKLFFLLGLKTGEGAEQLPEQLLQESKEHQDLIQSDFVDCYKNLTIKTMVMLEWLDTYCSNVSYAMKIDSDMFLNLPNLINMLINAPRTNYLTGLVASGAAVLRDPSSKWYVPVEVHPRPQYPRYALGLGYVLSLDLPRKLVEAARDVRALYIEDVYLGLCMQHLGIPPTDPPGPGYFHVFPVSYDRCAFSKLIATTTHENDDRTWMWTDFKKPGPFC from the coding sequence gtcctcctcctcctccatgtctctcCTCCCAGTCAGGGCCTGGTGGACGCTGGACGTCCGGGGGACAGCAGGAGCCGGTGCAGCTCCTCGCTCCGTCTCTGCTTCTGCTTCATTCTGGTGTTTGCAGCCGTTTATCTGCTCCTGTACAACAGGAACCTGTCGGAGAGCTCGACCGACTGGAGCCCGAAGTGGCTCCTGAACTTTAACTCAGGGAAATGGTTGAAACAGTTTAAGAGTCTGACTCAGAGCCAGAAGTCTCCCAACACCACAGATCCCAGCAGGGTCACTGgttctgctggagctgctgccggGCTCACCGctgacagcagctcctcaggGACTGATCAGGGGACACGGAGCAGCTCGGCCCCCCCACCGGCTCCTTACGTGTCTCCTGGACCGTATCTAGTGGAATATCCTCATCAGTACCACTTCACTATCAATGAGCCGCAGACGTGCGCGGAGCAGCAGCCTTTCCTGGTTCTGATGGTTCCTGTGGCGCCCCAGAACCGGGCCCACCGGGACATCATCCGCAGCAcgtgggggggggacagcagCGTCCTGGGTAAAGTGGTGAAGCTGTTCTTTCTGCTGGGGCTGAAGACTGGAGAGGGAGCGGAGCAGCtcccagagcagctgctgcaggagagcaAAGAGCACCAGGACCTGATCCAGAGCGACTTCGTGGACTGCTACAAGAACCTGACCATCAAGACCATGGTGATGCTGGAGTGGCTGGACACCTACTGCTCCAACGTCTCCTACGCCATGAAGATCGACTCGGACATGTTCCTGAATCTGCCCAATCTCATCAACATGTTGATAAACGCTCCGAGGACGAACTACCTGACCGGCCTCGTGGCGAGTGGAGCAGCCGTTCTGAGGGATCCGAGCTCCAAATGGTACGTTCCTGTCGAGGTCCACCCCCGTCCGCAGTACCCCCGCTACGCTCTGGGCCTCGGCTACGTGCTGTCCTTAGATCTCCCGAGAAAGTTGGTGGAAGCAGCCAGAGACGTGCGAGCTCTGTACATTGAAGACGTGTATCTGGGGTTGTGTATGCAGCACCTGGGCATCCCCCCCACCGACCCCCCCGGCCCGGGCTACTTTCACGTGTTTCCTGTGTCGTACGATCGCTGCGCTTTCTCCAAGCTGATCGCCACCACCACTCATGAGAACGATGATCGGACCTGGATGTGGACGGACTTTAAAAAGCCAGGCCCGTTCTGCTGA